From the Candidatus Hydrogenedentota bacterium genome, the window CCTGCACGTGGACCGGGTCGGCATCCGCCTGCTGTGCACCTACCGGGGGCCGGGCACGGAATGGCTGGACGATGCCGGCGCTGATCGCAGCAAGCTGGGCAGTGGCGCGGGCGGGCTGCCCGACGAACACTCGGGCCTGCTCGGCGCCGGAGCGCAGATCCAGCGCATTCCCGGCTTCACCGTGGCCCTGCTGAAGGGCAGCCTGTGGCAGGGCAATGGCGGCCGCGGGATC encodes:
- a CDS encoding DUF1826 domain-containing protein, translated to LHVDRVGIRLLCTYRGPGTEWLDDAGADRSKLGSGAGGLPDEHSGLLGAGAQIQRIPGFTVALLKGSLWQGNGGRGIIHRSPAVPADALPRVVLAADGVW